From a single Pseudobutyrivibrio xylanivorans genomic region:
- a CDS encoding ABC transporter substrate-binding protein → MKKKLLSLMLVGAMATSMVACGSSETASTDTTTDAAATTEEGAAAADVQSADENTLTVYAWDENFNIPALQAAEKDYQDVNPDFKLEIITQSQSSDVENAITLAAEAGDYSTLPDIVLFQDHYFQQYVTNYPDAWQDANDANCDWAGLGAEKLSYSTVDGKHYGFPVDAGTAIFAYRTDLLEQCGYTIDDVTGITWDKFDEIGKKVYAETGKYLLCMDGDGNDLFYMMLQEEGVSQFKDGKPYITENETLVSVFNTLVTLAQDNVLYLANDWSDYTDQAIQGDMVAGVFNGNWIIPTIKKVDSNKGKWAITTAPTLTGKEGYASNGGSSLYITANCTKADLAKDFLAYTFGGRSAEDGQSTTYDDALLNGGVIGTCAAAANSDVYQQGVEYFNNQAIYADIVEYTQHVPTVEQSDYHYQARTALATALINVLQNGYTADQALEEAETNLKFEMGL, encoded by the coding sequence ATGAAGAAAAAGTTACTTTCACTCATGCTTGTTGGAGCAATGGCAACATCAATGGTTGCTTGCGGAAGCTCAGAAACAGCTAGCACAGACACAACAACAGATGCAGCAGCTACAACAGAGGAAGGCGCTGCAGCAGCAGATGTTCAGTCAGCAGACGAGAACACACTTACAGTTTACGCTTGGGACGAGAACTTCAACATCCCAGCACTTCAGGCAGCTGAGAAAGATTATCAGGATGTAAACCCTGATTTCAAGCTTGAAATCATCACACAGTCACAGTCTTCAGATGTTGAAAATGCAATTACACTTGCAGCAGAAGCTGGTGACTACAGCACATTACCAGATATCGTACTTTTCCAGGATCACTATTTCCAGCAGTACGTTACAAACTACCCAGATGCATGGCAGGATGCTAACGATGCAAACTGTGATTGGGCAGGACTTGGAGCAGAGAAGCTTTCATACTCTACAGTTGATGGCAAGCACTATGGCTTCCCTGTAGATGCAGGTACAGCAATCTTTGCATATAGGACAGATCTTCTTGAGCAGTGTGGTTACACAATTGATGATGTAACAGGTATTACTTGGGATAAGTTCGATGAGATTGGTAAGAAGGTATACGCTGAGACAGGCAAGTACCTCCTTTGCATGGATGGTGATGGAAACGACTTATTCTACATGATGCTTCAGGAGGAAGGCGTTTCACAGTTCAAGGATGGAAAGCCATACATCACAGAGAATGAGACACTTGTTAGCGTATTCAACACACTCGTAACACTTGCGCAGGACAACGTTCTTTACCTTGCAAATGACTGGTCAGATTACACAGATCAGGCAATCCAGGGCGACATGGTTGCAGGTGTATTCAATGGTAACTGGATCATCCCAACAATCAAGAAGGTTGATTCAAACAAGGGTAAGTGGGCTATCACAACAGCTCCTACACTTACAGGTAAGGAAGGCTATGCTTCAAATGGTGGTTCTTCACTTTACATCACAGCTAACTGCACAAAGGCAGACCTTGCTAAGGATTTCTTAGCTTACACATTTGGTGGTCGTTCAGCTGAGGACGGACAGTCTACAACATATGATGATGCTCTTCTTAACGGTGGTGTTATCGGAACATGTGCAGCAGCTGCAAACTCAGATGTTTACCAGCAGGGTGTTGAGTACTTCAACAATCAGGCTATCTATGCTGACATCGTAGAGTACACACAGCATGTACCAACAGTAGAGCAGTCAGATTATCACTATCAGGCAAGAACAGCTCTTGCAACAGCTCTTATCAATGTTCTTCAGAACGGATACACAGCTGACCAGGCTCTCGAAGAGGCTGAGACAAACCTTAAGTTCGAAATGGGACTTTAA
- a CDS encoding carbohydrate ABC transporter permease, giving the protein MTLANKQLAAGWLFLTPATILIFIMSFYPIIQAFITSFKTGKGVNIQFANPLTYNYSRMLQDVIFKTSMKNTFLYLIVEVPIMLILAILLAQLLNNKDLKFKGLFRTAIFLPCATSLVSYSLIFKSMFATQGLINTVLMNLGLIHENINFLGTASTARAVIIIALIWRWTGYNMVFYLAGLQNIEYSVYEAAKIDGANGWKTFWNITVPLLKPTIVMTAIMSINGTLQLFDESVNLTSGGPANQTITMSHYIYNQAFGQGVGNFGYTSAMSFVVFIMVAILAFINLKVGDTRD; this is encoded by the coding sequence ATGACACTTGCTAACAAGCAATTGGCAGCCGGCTGGTTGTTTCTTACTCCAGCAACAATTCTCATTTTCATAATGAGCTTTTATCCAATTATTCAGGCTTTTATTACATCATTTAAAACAGGTAAGGGTGTAAACATCCAGTTTGCAAACCCACTTACATACAATTACTCTCGAATGCTACAGGATGTAATTTTCAAGACATCTATGAAAAATACATTCCTTTATTTAATAGTAGAAGTTCCTATCATGTTAATTCTGGCTATTCTTTTAGCACAGCTTCTTAACAACAAGGATCTCAAGTTCAAAGGCTTATTTAGAACAGCAATCTTCTTACCATGTGCAACATCGCTTGTATCATATTCATTGATTTTCAAGTCAATGTTTGCTACACAGGGTCTTATCAACACAGTTCTTATGAACCTAGGATTAATTCATGAGAATATTAATTTCCTTGGTACAGCAAGCACAGCAAGAGCTGTAATTATCATCGCTCTTATTTGGAGATGGACAGGTTATAACATGGTATTCTATCTTGCAGGTCTTCAGAATATTGAATATTCAGTATATGAAGCAGCAAAGATCGACGGAGCAAACGGATGGAAGACCTTCTGGAACATTACCGTACCACTTCTTAAGCCAACAATCGTTATGACAGCAATCATGTCAATCAATGGTACATTACAGCTCTTTGATGAGTCAGTAAACTTAACAAGTGGTGGTCCTGCAAACCAGACTATCACAATGTCACATTACATTTACAATCAGGCATTTGGACAGGGCGTTGGTAACTTCGGATATACATCTGCAATGTCATTTGTAGTATTTATCATGGTTGCAATCCTTGCATTCATCAATTTGAAAGTAGGTGATACACGTGACTAA
- a CDS encoding AraC family transcriptional regulator — MAKQKKQIEYRYYEIPDGHYVMALLGNTWVRSYGAEKENLLHFHNYMEIGYCYWGNGMLTIEESNVAYKGGIITIIPENIPHETKSFNHGICKWEYLYIDLDSYIRNEMQFKRMLPEEVIKRINNQGYIVQWNQNKALTNIVRNIIEEYREKKPYYKDAVRGYLRAFVAELLRINEDMSSSLTLEEKRLSSYIEKSVSYISEHYAEDLKMSDVAHECGLSESHFRRIFEESMSMKPLDYLNMVRIDKACEIIQNKDYAMEEVGFRVGYQTPSTFNRNFKKLTGKTPYQWKKEENTLGITKKNYKISAKKGW, encoded by the coding sequence ATGGCAAAGCAGAAAAAACAGATTGAATACAGATACTATGAGATTCCTGACGGGCATTATGTAATGGCTCTTTTGGGAAATACTTGGGTTCGCAGTTACGGTGCAGAGAAGGAGAACCTTTTGCATTTCCACAATTACATGGAAATAGGATACTGTTATTGGGGAAATGGTATGCTTACAATTGAGGAGTCAAATGTAGCCTATAAGGGTGGAATTATCACGATTATTCCTGAGAATATTCCCCATGAAACAAAAAGCTTTAATCACGGAATCTGTAAGTGGGAATACCTGTACATTGATTTAGACAGCTACATTCGAAATGAAATGCAGTTTAAGCGAATGCTTCCAGAGGAAGTTATTAAGAGAATCAATAATCAGGGCTATATTGTCCAGTGGAATCAGAATAAGGCTCTGACGAATATTGTCAGGAACATCATTGAAGAGTACAGAGAGAAAAAACCATATTACAAGGATGCGGTAAGAGGTTATCTTAGGGCATTTGTTGCAGAGCTTCTTCGCATAAATGAGGATATGAGCTCAAGCCTTACCCTTGAGGAAAAGCGTTTAAGCAGCTACATCGAGAAGAGTGTAAGCTATATTTCAGAGCATTACGCTGAAGATTTAAAAATGTCGGATGTGGCCCATGAATGCGGTTTGTCTGAGAGTCATTTCAGACGTATTTTTGAAGAGAGCATGAGCATGAAGCCTCTTGATTATCTGAATATGGTGAGAATAGATAAGGCCTGTGAGATAATCCAGAATAAGGATTACGCAATGGAAGAGGTTGGTTTTAGGGTTGGTTATCAGACGCCGTCCACATTCAACAGGAATTTCAAAAAATTGACGGGAAAGACCCCGTACCAGTGGAAGAAAGAGGAAAATACCCTTGGAATAACCAAGAAAAATTATAAAATTAGTGCAAAGAAGGGATGGTAG
- a CDS encoding carbohydrate ABC transporter permease produces the protein MIQRRLIPTYIFLTICSLISVFPLYWMFAAATNDTVSVARGSIAFGNQLMVNFEHLKAAVQGTLWSSMGNSFLYSIVQTVFTLFVCSIAGYGFELYHDKGKDRLFGILLLAMMVPAVATMVPLYGLVSKAKLLNTVWAFILPGISTPFMIMMFRQNSRNFPPDIMEAARIDGLPEWKIFFKMYVPIQKSIYAAAAVITFMNAWNAYMWPKVVMSDNRAQTMPMFIANISSGYTVDYGMTMLGVLFCSLPTMIVFFVLQKQFAEGITGSVK, from the coding sequence ATGATTCAGCGTAGGCTTATCCCTACATATATATTTCTTACAATCTGCTCACTCATTTCGGTATTTCCACTTTACTGGATGTTCGCAGCAGCAACAAATGACACAGTTTCAGTTGCAAGAGGTTCAATAGCATTTGGAAATCAGCTTATGGTCAATTTCGAGCACCTTAAGGCAGCTGTACAGGGAACACTCTGGAGCAGTATGGGAAATTCATTCCTCTACTCAATTGTGCAGACAGTATTTACACTTTTTGTATGTTCAATAGCAGGTTATGGTTTTGAGCTTTATCATGACAAGGGCAAGGACAGACTTTTTGGAATCCTTCTTCTTGCAATGATGGTACCAGCAGTTGCAACTATGGTTCCATTGTATGGTTTGGTTTCAAAGGCAAAGCTCCTCAATACAGTTTGGGCTTTCATCCTTCCTGGTATTTCGACACCATTTATGATTATGATGTTCAGACAGAATTCTCGTAATTTCCCACCTGACATCATGGAGGCAGCACGTATTGATGGACTTCCTGAATGGAAAATCTTTTTCAAGATGTATGTTCCAATTCAGAAATCAATTTATGCTGCAGCAGCAGTTATTACATTCATGAACGCTTGGAATGCATATATGTGGCCAAAGGTAGTAATGAGTGACAATAGAGCACAGACAATGCCAATGTTTATCGCAAATATTTCTAGTGGTTACACAGTAGATTACGGTATGACAATGCTTGGCGTATTGTTCTGCTCACTTCCTACAATGATTGTATTCTTCGTATTACAGAAGCAGTTCGCAGAAGGTATTACAGGTTCAGTCAAGTAA